CTAATAACTGACACATGAGCGATCGCAAGCAGTGCTACGCCGTCGATTGTAGGTGGAAAGGGAAAGAGGCTGCAACCAAATAAAATGCCAATTTCCACAATCTTGTACGTAAAGAATCGAATGTTTACTAATGCACCTATCTGATGGAGGCATCCTGTACTGTGTTTAGTATTCGGCAGGTGGAGTAGAGAGCATCATGCTTTACGACACGATTGGGAAAACCTACGCCCAAACCAGGCAGAGTGATCCACGCATCGCAGCAAAACTGTTAGAAATTTTGGAGCCGTTTCAGGCTTCTACGATTGTAGATATTGGTGCAGGTACAGGGTCTTATGCACTGTATCTGGCCGAGCATGGATATCAAGTTCTGGCAGTTGAGCCATCTACAGTAATGCGAAATCAGGCGATCGTCCATCCGGCAGTCCGCTGGATAGATGCAAAGGCTGAACATCTGTCATTGCCCTCTCATTCAGCAGATGTAGCTATCATCATCTTGGCATTGCACCACTTCCCAGATTATTCGCAAGCGCTGCAAGAGATTCACAGAGTGACCGGGGGAGGGCAGATGGTTATCTTTACCTACGATCCAGACCTCATTTCTAGTTTTTGGCTAACCGAGTATTTCCCTTCGTTTATTGCCGATGTTCAGTCTACTTTTTTACCCATTGCAACGTTAACGGCTGAGATGGCAACCATTAAGGATAGGGCTGTGAATATCGTTCCTTTCCCTTTACCCCATGATTTATCAGACTCATTTGCTGCGGTCGGTTGGGCACGCCCCGAGCTGTATCTGAAGCACAATATTCGCAACGGAATTTCATCATTTGCCAAGCTCAATGAGAATGAATTAGAGCAGGGGTTATCCAACCTACGCAAAGATTTAGAGACCGGAATATGGGATCAAAAGCATGGATATCTCCGCCAACACACCTTTTATGATGTTGGCTACAGATTCGTATTTACCGCTCAATAATATAGGCTTCTAGTGAATTAGACCCATGCTTGACTGATTGAAGTCTCACTTTACCGTAATGGATAGTGTCTTTATGAAAGACTCAATATGCCAAATTCTTTATGACTTACTTGAAATCTGTCTACGTCTAGCTCTTGTAATAATTATTACAGCCATATTTTCTTTAATTACAGGGGCCGTCTGTTTATTGATTACCTATATTTGCTATGTGACTAAAA
The Acaryochloris marina S15 genome window above contains:
- a CDS encoding class I SAM-dependent methyltransferase, whose amino-acid sequence is MLYDTIGKTYAQTRQSDPRIAAKLLEILEPFQASTIVDIGAGTGSYALYLAEHGYQVLAVEPSTVMRNQAIVHPAVRWIDAKAEHLSLPSHSADVAIIILALHHFPDYSQALQEIHRVTGGGQMVIFTYDPDLISSFWLTEYFPSFIADVQSTFLPIATLTAEMATIKDRAVNIVPFPLPHDLSDSFAAVGWARPELYLKHNIRNGISSFAKLNENELEQGLSNLRKDLETGIWDQKHGYLRQHTFYDVGYRFVFTAQ